The genomic window ACCGTCGTCCTGCCCACCTCCGGCCGCGCCGACGCCAGCACCGTCACCGCCCCCGACCGCACGGCCGAGTGCACCCCCGCGCCCTCGGAGACCCGCTCGACCCCCAGCTCGTTGACCCGGTACACATGGATCTCGCCGGTCTCGGGCAGCTCCGCCTCCTCACCCGCCGACGCCGAGATCAGGACATCCGAATCCCCGATGTCCAGCACCGCCCGCACATGCAACTGCGCCCCGGTCAGCGGCCGGTCACCCACCGACAGGACCCGCGCGCCGCCCTCGTCCGCGACCCGCACCAGCCGCCCGTCCGGGGCCCACGCGGGCGTCCCGGCCGCCGGCTCCACCCACACCGGGTCCTCGTCCACGTGCACCGTGCGCGTCGCGCCCGTCTCCTCGTCGGCCGAGAGATGCAGCGCCGTGCGCTGGTCCCGGGTCTGGACGAGCAGCAGCGGAGCCCCGGACGGCGACCAGTGCACCCGCGCCAGATACGGATACCGCTCCCGGTCCCAGACGACCTCGGTCCGCGCTCCGTCGAGCCCCACCAGATAGAGCCGCACCTCCGCGTTGGCCGTCCCCGCCGCCGGGTACGCGACCGGCGTCGGCTCCCGGTCCGGATGCGCCGGATCCGCCATCCACCAGCGCTGCACGGGCGCTTCGTCGACGCGCGCCACGAGCAGACGGTCGCTGCCGGGCCCCCACCAGAAGCCGCGCGTCCGGCCCATCTCCTCCGCCGCCAGGAACTCCGCGACGGCGTAGGTCGTCCGCGCGTTCTCCGGCTCGGCCAGCGCCCGGTCCCCGTCCCCCTCCGCGCCGATCACCCGCAGCGCGCCCTTCGCCGCGTACGCCACGAAGCGCCCGTCCGGCGAGGGCCGCGGGTCGATCACCGGCCCCGCCGCGGGCAGTTCACGCGCCGTGCCGGCCCGCAGCTCCGCCGTGAACAGCCGCCCCGACAGCGCGAACGCCGCCAACTCCGCCTCGCTGTCCACGGCGTAGCCCACGATGCCGCCGGACCCCTCACGGCTGCGCTCCCGTCGCGCCCGCTCCTCGGCCGGCAACTCCTCCTCGGCGCCGCCCAGCAGCGCGTCCGGATCCGCGGCGACCCGCTCGCGCACCTCCCCGTCGAGGTCGAGCACCCAGAGCCGGTGGGCCCGCTCCGTCCCTGAAGGGGAGCGCAGGAACACCACCCGGGAGCCGTCCGGCGACACCGTGAACGCGCGCGGTGCGCCCAGCATGAAGCGCTGCGTTCTGGCGTACTGGCGGGGGAAGGAGAGCGGGGCCGATGCCGGGAGGGGCTGCTGCTGCCTGGAGGTCATGTGGCCGAATCTAGTGCCGTGCGCCCCCGTGTGCTGCCGTGCACCGATCAATGCGTGGGAGCGGATAGTTATGATCCGTACCGCCAGGTGGGTATGAACCTCCCGGCACAGGCAGGCTGACCGTTCCCGACCGCGTTTCTGTCGACCATCTGTGGAGGTGAACCGCCGTGGCACTCTCGATTTCGGCGGTGGTGCTGCTGGCGATCATCGTCTTCCTGCTCGTCAAGAAATCGGGACTCAAGGCCGGGCACGCCGCGGTGTGCATGCTGCTCGGCTTCTATCTGGCCAGCTCGTCCATCGCGCCCACGATCAGCGAGCTGACCACGAACGTGGCGGGCATGATCGGCGGCATCAAGTTCTAGGGCCTGACCCACCGGACACCCTCCAGCCCCTTCCACCTCCGGGACCGGTCGCGCGGCCTCGTAGGCTGGGGCCATGACGGACCCGGACCTGCCGGCCCGTCGTCTGCTGCTGGTGCACGCGCACCCCGACGACGAGTCGATCAACAATGGCGCCACCATGGCGCGGTACGCCGCCGAGGGCGTCCACGTCACGCTCGTGACGTGCACCCTCGGCGAGGAGGGCGAGGTCATCCCGCCCGAGCTCGCCCATCTCGCCGCCGACAAGGAGGACCGGCTCGGTCCGCACCGGGTCGGCGAACTGGCCGCCGCCATGGCCGAGCTGGGCGTCTCGGACCACCGCTTCCTCGGCGGCCCCGGCCGCTTCCGGGACTCCGGGATGATGGGTCTGCCCCAGAACCGCCGCCCCGGTGCCTTCTGGAGCACGGACGTCGACGAGGCCGCCCCGTACCTCGTCGAGGTGATCCGCACGGTACGGCCGCAGGTCCTCGTCACGTACGACCCCAACGGTGGCTACGGCCACCCCGACCACATCCAGGCGCACCGCGTCGCGATGCGGGCCGCCGAACTCGCCGCCGAACCGGCGTTCCGCCGCGATCTCGGCGCCCCGCACACCATCGCCAAGATCTACTGGAACCGGGTGCCGCGCTCGGTCGCCGAGGAGGGCTTCGCACGCCTGCGGGCCACGGCGGCCGAATCCGGGACGGCCGTGGCATTCCCCGGCATCGCGGAAGTCGGCGACATTCCCGGCGTCGTGGACGACGCGCAGATCACCGCCGGGATCGACGGCACCGCGTACGCCGGCCGGAAGGCGGCGGCGATGCGCGCCCACGCCACCCAGATCGCGGTCGACGGCCCCTTCTTCGCGCTGTCGAACGATCTCGGCCAGCCCCTGTTCACCAGCGAGTACTACCAGTTGGTCCGTGGCGAATCCGGCGCACCGGCCGGTGAGCGTGAGAGCGACCTGTTCGAGGGAGTGGCGTCATGACCGAGCCCGGAGCGTGGCTGACCAGTGCCCCGAAGCCCGGACGGATCGCCGGATACCTGGGCCTCGCCGTCCTCGGCTTCGTGGTCGGGACCGCCGGGTCGCTGGTCCAAACCGCCTGGTTCCCGGGCGGGTTGCTGCTGGCGCTGCTCGGTACCGCGGGGGCCTTCTACGGCGGACTGCGCGCCACCGGCACCCAGCTGGGCGTGCTCGCGCCCGCGGCCGGCTGGATCGTGGCGGTGCTGCTGCTGAGCGCGGGACGCCCGGAGGGCGACGGCCTCTTCGCGGGCGGTCTCGGCGAGATCGTCTTCCTGCTGGGCGGAATGGCCGTGGCTGTGATCTGTGCCACCATGACGCGGTTGCCGCAACCGGGCGGCCCCGGAGGCCGACTTGGCACGTGACGTGTCCCGTCTCAGGCCGAAATGACCACGCGCCCCTGGGTGGGTGCGGAACCCCGCTTCCCGCAGTCGCCGGGTGCGGACCGGCGGCGGCCAGTATGGTGGTGCGCGCCGCCGAGCCGCCCGCAGTGGTACCAGAAAGAACGGGCGGTGGAGCCAATCGGGAGAACCTGCTTTGAGTCGTGAAACTGACAGTTCGTCCTCCGGCCCGCAGGGCCGGGGTGGAGCCGCGTACCCCTCGGGGACACCGCCGTACGGATCCCGCCAGTATCCGTCGCTGCACCCCACGCAGGACGCTCCGGACGAGAGAGCCGAGCCTGCGGCCGCTCCGCAGCCGGACGAGCCCAGGACCGAGACCACGCTGACCACGCGCATCCGGATCAACATTCCGGGCTCGCGGCCGATTCCTCCGGTCGTCATGCGTACGCCGATGAGCGACATCGACGCGCGCAAGAACGCGGGCGGCCCGAACGGTGCGACTGGCACCGGCACCGGCACCGGCACCGGCACCGGCACCGGCGGCGCGAAGGGCGGCGAGGGCGAGCGGG from Streptomyces formicae includes these protein-coding regions:
- a CDS encoding S9 family peptidase, with translation MTSRQQQPLPASAPLSFPRQYARTQRFMLGAPRAFTVSPDGSRVVFLRSPSGTERAHRLWVLDLDGEVRERVAADPDALLGGAEEELPAEERARRERSREGSGGIVGYAVDSEAELAAFALSGRLFTAELRAGTARELPAAGPVIDPRPSPDGRFVAYAAKGALRVIGAEGDGDRALAEPENARTTYAVAEFLAAEEMGRTRGFWWGPGSDRLLVARVDEAPVQRWWMADPAHPDREPTPVAYPAAGTANAEVRLYLVGLDGARTEVVWDRERYPYLARVHWSPSGAPLLLVQTRDQRTALHLSADEETGATRTVHVDEDPVWVEPAAGTPAWAPDGRLVRVADEGGARVLSVGDRPLTGAQLHVRAVLDIGDSDVLISASAGEEAELPETGEIHVYRVNELGVERVSEGAGVHSAVRSGAVTVLASARPEVGRTTVQVLREGKQVAVIASYAEQAVLSARVTFTEGGARRIPCAVLLPTGYTESDGALPVLLDPYGGPHGQRVVAAHNPHLTSQWFADQGFAVVVADGRGTPGRSPAWEKAVKDDFTLTLDDQIEALRDLAGRYPLDLGRVAIRGWSYGGYLAALAVLRRPDVFHAGVAGAPVTDWRLYDTHYTERYLGLPGEQPEVYAANSLVTDDGLSGAAEPARPLMIIHGLADDNVVMAHSLRLSSALLAAGRPHELLPLSGVTHMTPQEQVAENLLLLQVDFLKRALGTA
- the mshB gene encoding N-acetyl-1-D-myo-inositol-2-amino-2-deoxy-alpha-D-glucopyranoside deacetylase, giving the protein MTDPDLPARRLLLVHAHPDDESINNGATMARYAAEGVHVTLVTCTLGEEGEVIPPELAHLAADKEDRLGPHRVGELAAAMAELGVSDHRFLGGPGRFRDSGMMGLPQNRRPGAFWSTDVDEAAPYLVEVIRTVRPQVLVTYDPNGGYGHPDHIQAHRVAMRAAELAAEPAFRRDLGAPHTIAKIYWNRVPRSVAEEGFARLRATAAESGTAVAFPGIAEVGDIPGVVDDAQITAGIDGTAYAGRKAAAMRAHATQIAVDGPFFALSNDLGQPLFTSEYYQLVRGESGAPAGERESDLFEGVAS
- a CDS encoding DUF6113 family protein translates to MTEPGAWLTSAPKPGRIAGYLGLAVLGFVVGTAGSLVQTAWFPGGLLLALLGTAGAFYGGLRATGTQLGVLAPAAGWIVAVLLLSAGRPEGDGLFAGGLGEIVFLLGGMAVAVICATMTRLPQPGGPGGRLGT